One Engystomops pustulosus chromosome 11, aEngPut4.maternal, whole genome shotgun sequence DNA window includes the following coding sequences:
- the MRPL16 gene encoding large ribosomal subunit protein uL16m, translating into MALCVWARAPGLRPALLSGCMWRPHMALTAGLRSYEPPPDFSGISMKERPKLRFMNKVPDLVKVVKVPKNLKDIRGPASHGRDFQEGQYGILALGGGYLHWGHFEMMRLTLNRKFDPRTTFSNWLIEAPNKPITRKGLGQRMGGGKGAVDHYVTPVKAEQLVLEVGGRCEFAEVLPILTQVAKKLPFPAKAVSRESLQQLREEQEERQKNNQNPWTFERLVTRNMMGCRKYLSPYDLQFKGRYWGKRILKDRV; encoded by the exons GTTGCATGTGGCGGCCGCACATGGCGCTCACAGCTGGACTGCGCTCCTATGAACCTCCTCCAGACTTCAGCG GGATCAGTATGAAGGAACGACCCAAACTCCGCTTCATGAATAAAGTCCCAGATCTGGTGAAAGTGGTGAAGGTTCCGAAGAATCTAAAGGACATCCGGGGTCCCGCATCACACGGGAGGGACTTCCAGGAGGGACAGTACGGCATCCTG GCTTTGGGAGGTGGATACTTACATTGGGGTCACTTTGAAATGATGCGTTTGACTTTAAATCGTAAATTTGACCCCCGCACGACTTTTAGCAACTGGTTGATAGAAGCTCCGAACAAACCAATCACCCGCAAAGGACTCGGCCAGCGCATGGGTGGTGGTAAGGGTGCTGTGGACCACTATGTCACCCCCGTGAAGGCGGAGCAGCTGGTTCTGGAAGTGGGGGGACGCTGTGAGTTTGCTGAGGTTTTGCCCATTCTCACTCAAGTGGCCAAGAAGCTTCCATTCCCTGCCAAGGCTGTGAGCCGCGAATCCTTGCAGCAGCTtcgtgaggagcaggaggagaggcagaaaaACAACCAGAACCCATGGACCTTCGAACGCCTGGTGACACGTAACATGATGGGTTGTCGCAAGTACCTAAGTCCTTATGACCTGCAGTTCAAGGGTCGCTACTGGGGCAAGCGCATCCTGAAGGATCGGGTCTGA